TCGGACGAGCTGGAGGAAGCTCGGCTCGGAGCCGGAGCCGACGCCACGCGCACACCGCTTTTCTCCAACTCCTCGACCATCTTCTTGGCCGTGCCCGCTTCGATCGCCACCTTGCGAACGTCGCTGCGAACCTTGGTGATATCGGAACCCACCTCGTTGAGAGCGTCGCTCACGTTTTGGGAAAGCGTGTTCATGTTGGCCACGACCTGCTCCACCCGCGCCGAACTCGCGTCGATGGCGTCCTGCATTTCAGACGCCCCTTGAGCAGCGGACTCCACCTCGGCCAACTTCTTCTCAAGCTCGCTGATGCGAGAAAAACTCGTCCAAGCCAGCCACAAGCCCGCGATGCCGAGCAAGATAGCGGCGATAGCGATAAAAAGCGGCGTCTTCGAAGGTGAGTCCAATTCGGAGGAAGATAGGGAGTCCATGTCTGTTGCTAGTAAGACCTTAGCTGAGGGCGAATTCACGTGACAACAAGCCTTTTCCCCCAACGGCGCAATGCCATTTTTAACAATCCCCCCACCCGTGGTCGGCCTCTGGAGCGACGCCAGCCGTCCCGCTCCAACGCCGCTCCTCAGCGATTGCCGGAAACTTGTTGAAGATATCCTTGACAGCAGGCCGGATTAGCAATCTTTTGGCCGTCCTTTTTACGGGGTGTAGCTTAGCCTGGTAGAGCGCCTGGTTTGGGACCAGGAGGTCGATGGTTCGAATCCATTCACCCCGACCACTTTGAGAAAGTAAAAAGGAAGATCGAAAAAACGAAGAACTTCGATCAGCTCGGCAAATGTAGTCGTGAAAGAAAGAGGACTATCGAAGATGGTTCTACGGCGCGAGAGCGATGAGCGGAGATGGCCGACGCCACGGCGCTGCCGCGAAGCGGGGGAGGACGAAGTCCAAAGCACTCCATCCACCACCCCGGCCACTTCTTAAGATACCGAAACCGCAACATAACCATAGCGGCTCCTTCGCGCCCACCTTCCTCATGTATCAGGAATCTGCCTGCGAAGAGGGGTCGATGCGACATGGCGGAAACGGAACGAACGAAGCATCGGGTTCGCAGACTTGATCGCCAGCGCGATCGATCTCTGCGAGGGGCGCTGAACGACTTCGTTGTCGATGCCCTTCCCCTTGGATCAGCGCGATCATGTCGAAGACACGACGAGTCTCGCAACCTCTTCGACAAAGCGTTTCG
This Pelagicoccus sp. SDUM812003 DNA region includes the following protein-coding sequences:
- a CDS encoding LysM domain-containing protein, giving the protein MDSLSSSELDSPSKTPLFIAIAAILLGIAGLWLAWTSFSRISELEKKLAEVESAAQGASEMQDAIDASSARVEQVVANMNTLSQNVSDALNEVGSDITKVRSDVRKVAIEAGTAKKMVEELEKSGVRVASAPAPSRASSSSSEPAQTSKSPDASPGKSGVYTIKSGDTLGKIAAAYKITLTQLQSANPGVDPRRLRIGQQIVIPAAQ